The following are encoded together in the Phaseolus vulgaris cultivar G19833 chromosome 9, P. vulgaris v2.0, whole genome shotgun sequence genome:
- the LOC137820668 gene encoding syntaxin-32-like: MHSKSAQSSFRDRTHEFHSIAESLKKPGSAQNGQSGNSSRLEEQRSAIANQSEFNRRASKIGFGIHQTSQKLGKLAKLAKRTSVFDDPTMEIQELTGVIKQDITALNSAVVDLQLLSNSRNESGNASTDTTSHSTTVVDDLKTRLMGATKEFKDVLTMRTENLKVHENRRQLFSASGSKDSANPFVRQRPLATRSAASSSNAPAPPWASGSSSSQLLAKKQVDGESQPLLQQQQQEVVPLQDSYMQSRTEALQNVESTIHELSNIFNQLATLVSQQGEVAIRIDENMDDSLANVEGAQGALLKYLNSISSNRWLMIKIFFVLIFFLMVFLFFVA, translated from the exons ATGCACTCCAAATCGGCGCAGTCATCGTTTCGGGATCGGACGCATGAATTTCATAGCATTGCGGAGAGTTTGAAGAAGCCGGGATCAGCGCAGAATGGACAAAGCGGCAATTCATCCAGATTGGAGGAACAGCGATCCGCAATAGCAAATCAATCGGAGTTCAACAGAAGAGCTTCCAAGATTGGCTTCGGGATTCACCAAACGTCTCAGAAGCTCGGCAAGCTTGCCAAGT TGGCTAAGAGGACTTCGGTTTTCGATGACCCTACCATGGAAATCCAAGAGCTTACGGGGGTTATTAAGCAAGATATTACTGCGTTAAACTCTGCGGTTGTGGATCTTCAGTTGCTGAGCAACTCTAGGAACGAGAGTGGGAACGCTTCCACCGACACCACTAGCCATTCAACCACGGTGGTTGATGACCTCAAGACGCGGCTGATGGGCGCCACCAAAGAGTTTAAAGATGTTCTCACCATGCGAACTGAG AACTTGAAAGTACATGAGAATAGAAGACAGCTGTTTTCGGCCTCTGGTTCTAAGGATTCTGCAAATCCTTTTGTCCGGCAACGGCCGTTGGCTACCAGGTCCGCTGCTAGTAGTTCTAATGCCCCTGCTCCACCATGGGCTAGTGGGTCATCTTCATCTCAGTTGCTTGCTAA AAAACAGGTGGATGGGGAGAGTCAACCGTTGCTGCAACAGCAGCAACAAGAGGTAGTCCCATTGCAAGATAGCTACATGCAAAGCAGAACCGAAGCTCTTCAAAATGTTGAGTCCACTATTCATGAGCTTAGCAACATCTTTAATCAACTAGCAACACTTGTTTCCCAACAAGGAGAAGTTGCCATCAG GATTGATGAAAACATGGATGATTCATTGGCAAACGTAGAGGGGGCGCAAGGGGCTTTGTTGAAGTATCTGAACAGCATATCTTCTAATAGGTGGCTGATGATCAAGATTTTctttgtattaatattttttcttatggttttcttattttttgtgGCATAG
- the LOC137820173 gene encoding uncharacterized protein: MEDREESTHGTAIPKKSRSLDLKSLYKPKVRKESPEKGLKRKGSHLGGVHENTNKKKKTRKEVSLSSLENADVGNKKVVDEECQKGLGSGWQDLCEQKLEPKQGSGSNTVLNRGSLCFDENVHIPKRRRDFVGRRKIEVGPAPRLAGESSNTGGHGEQILKLSSNVLDRGIESSKIKHKRDFDECKGTKSKSAVKSGDSSSKKSLKKDRKQKAFAPDRNRVATEVKPPIDSSKASDYKQKAVAPDRRRVAKEVQPLIDDTKTSDYKQKSLAPDRNKVAKEVKPLIDDNKISDYLREDEEENLEENAARMLSSRFDPNYAGFCSSSKPSTLPSSNGLSFLLSSSRNIDSWASKSQSGSESASVDTAGRVLRPRKQYNEKGRSRRRRHFYEISLGDLDKHWILNQRIKVFWPLDQIWYHGLVDDYNKETKCHHIKYDDREEEWINLETERFKLLLLPSEVPGKAGKKRAVRKNKSSGQQKRSLSSKERKIRDVITEDNSCGESCMDTEPIISWLARSSHRFRSSALNGVKRKKNPITLPSTASSLWNEAVKTRRCLAESSPRDGKSSLSRDSVSDDKLGDNFGRKSPLQSFSCPKDDKRPIVYYRRRFRKPTPMSPHISEDKHVNTTASCSISFDPVAQLMDVKESNDGRGEIEGPLCYLHNGGVFNFFLETGSATFKFDLKYPIQSVMNDSFKLENLWLFRAILLLQYGTVVTLWPRVHLEMLFVDNVAGLRFLLFEGCLMMAAAFIFCVLRLFHQPGEQGKYIDLQLPATSIRFRFSSVYGTRKPLVFTFYNFSRVKNSKWMYLDSKLQRHCLLSKQLHLSECTYDNIQALQNQSSEYPITSIRGNPLVKVMQKRIRPGINIMGVSRELSQADTLEYSDSCKRKIPPFSLCFAAAPTFFISLHLKLLMEKSVAHISFCDHALIDDEEDFGLMTDDCSSIDDCSNGNAEFNVKKNMIALSKDAVRGGLTCAEPDLLISPSNCSDQILSQNYQNIDRSADRTSILDRSERHRSVQLPDWQTCHFDHSFPSNPLSDKIKANDDSHTFLCDLSVQIPSVDQFEKPCDGDLRDAQHSSEFSWNANGGVILSPNPTAPRSSWHRNRNNFSSFGFQSPGLSDVKGDSLHNGFSSGPKKPRTQVSYSVPISGYDYNSRHRSHYQRQRGLPHKRIRKANEKKSLDAGRSPEKNLESLSCGANVLITLGDKGWRESGARIVLELFDHNEWKLSVKLAGITRYSYKAHQFLQTGSTNRYTHAMMWKGGKDWILEFPDRSQWAVFKEMHEECYNQNIRAASVKNIPIPGVVLIEENYDNEAEATFVRGSKYFRQVETDVEMALNPLHVLYDLDSEDEQWILTIQNSEKDNGFLQGISDEMFEKTIDMFEKAAYAQQRDHFSPSEIEELTLDVGPFCVTKIIYEYWQQKRQKKGMPLIRHLQPPLWERYQHELREWEVAVTKNNIPISNGCLDKGVPLEKPAMFAFCLKPRGLEVPNKGSKHRSQKKISVSGHSNSILYEQDGFHPYGRRLNGLAYGDEKFAFPGHNYDYVDDSPLPQISPMFSPRDVGSMGYYSINNRYERNHIPKYNRHKSRKFGSFGFHNDSYSQRISSSGKRNGDSRWNVGYYDLAGHRQYLLDGPQRHGIDQIDTQLYEIRMRDTSGAAQHAVNIAKMKRERAQRLLYRADLAIHKAVVALVTAEAMKASEDSSGDG, translated from the exons atggaagatagagaggaaaGCACCCATGGTACTGCAATTCCCAAAAAATCGAGATCTTTGGATCTGAAGAGTTTGTACAAACCAAAAGTGAGAAAAGAGAGTCCAGAGAAGGGCTTAAAGAGGAAAGGGAGTCATCTTGGGGGTGTTCATGAGAATACGAACAAGAAAAAGAAGACCAGAAAGGAAGTGTCTCTAAGTAGCTTAGAGAATGCTGATGTTGGCAACAAGAAGGTTGTCGATGAAGAATGTCAGAAAGGGCTTGGGTCTGGCTGGCAGGATTTGTGTGAACAAAAGTTGGAGCCAAAGCAGGGATCAGGTAGCAATACTGTGCTGAATAGAGGCTCACTATGTTTTGATGAAAATGTTCACATTCCAAAGCGAAGGAGGGATTTTGTGGGGAGAAGGAAAATTGAAGTTGGTCCGGCACCGAGATTGGCTGGAGAGTCTAGTAATACAGGTGGTCATGGTGAACAGATACTTAAGTTAAGTAGCAATGTTTTGGACAGGGGGATTGAGTCTTCAAAGATCAAACACAAACGAGATTTTGATGAGTGTAAGGGAACTAAGAGTAAATCTGCTGTGAAGAGTGGCGATTCCTCCTCAAAGAAGTCACTGAAGAAGGACAGAAAGCAAAAGGCTTTTGCTCCAGATAGAAATAGGGTTGCCACCGAAGTTAAGCCTCCTATTGATAGTAGTAAAGCATCTGATTACAAGCAAAAGGCTGTTGCTCCGGATAGAAGGAGGGTTGCCAAGGAGGTTCAACCTCTGATTGATGATACTAAAACATCTGACTACAAGCAAAAGTCTTTGGCTCCAGATAGAAATAAAGTTGCCAAGGAGGTTAAGCCTCTGAttgatgataataaaatatctgATTATTTACGGGAAGATGAGGAGGAGAATCTTGAAGAGAATGCAGCAAGGATGCTTTCTTCACGATTTGATCCAAATTATGCTGGCTTTTGTTCAAGTAGTAAGCCCTCTACATTGCCATCATCAAATGGGTTGTCCTTTTTGCTCTCTTCTAGTCGGAATATTGATAGTTGGGCGTCAAAGTCTCAGTCAGGTTCAGAATCAGCATCAGTTGATACTGCTGGCAGAGTCTTGAGACCAAGGAAACAATACAATGAAAAAGGTCGTTCCCGCAGGAGGCGACATTTTTATGAAATTTCATTAGGTGACTTAGATAAACATTGGATACTGAACCAGAGAATTAAGGTGTTTTGGCCTTTGGACCAAATTTGGTATCATGGTCTCGTTGATGACTATaacaaagaaacaaagtgtCATCATATCAAATATGATGATCGAGAAGAAGAATGGATTAATCTCGAAACAGAGAGGTTCAAGCTCCTGCTACTTCCAAGTGAAGTTCCCGGAAAAGCTGGGAAAAAAAGAGCGGTAAGGAAAAATAAAAGCTCTGGCCAGCAAAAGAGAAGCCTGTCCAGCAAAGAAAGGAAAATAAGAGATGTGATTACTGAGGATAATAGCTGTGGTGAAAGCTGTATGGACACAGAGCCTATAATCTCTTGGTTGGCTCGATCTTCCCATCGGTTTAGATCTTCTGCCTTAAATGGGGTTAAGAGAAAGAAGAATCCTATTACACTTCCAAGTACAGCCTCATCTTTATGGAATGAAGCTGTAAAAACACGGAGGTGCTTAGCTGAGAGTTCCCCAAGGGATGGTAAAAGCAGCCTTTCCAGAGATTCTGTATCAGATGATAAATTAGGTGATAACTTTGGGAGGAAGTCTCCATTGCAAAGCTTCAGTTGCCCTAAAGATGACAAGCGACCTATTGTCTATTATAGAAGGCGGTTTCGGAAGCCAACCCCGATGTCACCTCATATTTCTGAAGATAAACATGTTAACACAACTGCATCCTGTTCCATTTCTTTTGATCCTGTGGCTCAGCTTATGGATGTAAAAGAGTCCAATGATGGGAGGGGTGAGATAGAGGGGCCATTGTGTTACTTACATAATGGGggggtttttaatttttttttggaaacagGTTCGGCAACATTCAAGTTTGACTTAAAATATCCAATACAATCGGTGATGAATGACTCGTTCAAATTAGAGAATTTGTGGTTATTCCGTGCTATTCTGCTACTTCAGTATGGTACAGTTGTGACCCTGTGGCCAAGAGTTCATTTGGAGATGCTTTTTGTTGACAATGTGGCTGGGCTGAGGTTTTTACTATTTGAAGGCTGCTTGATGATGGCTGCAGCCTTTATCTTTTGTGTCCTTAGGTTATTTCATCAACCTGGTGAACAAGGGAAGTATATTGACCTGCAGTTGCCTGCTACATCTATCCGATTCAGGTTTTCGAGTGTTTATGGTACAAGGAAGCCTCTTGTGTTCACATTTTACAATTTCTCCAGAGTGAAGAATTCGAAATGGATGTATTTAGATTCAAAACTTCAGAGACATTGTTTACTCAGTAAGCAGCTCCATCTCTCTGAATGCACATATGATAACATCCAGGCGCTTCAAAATCAATCTAGTGAGTATCCGATTACTTCCATCAGAGGCAACCCCTTAGTCAAG GTCATGCAGAAGAGGATTAGGCCAGGGATTAATATTATGGGTGTTTCCAGAGAGTTATCTCAGGCTGACACCCTTGAATATTCTGATTCTTGCAAGAGGAAGATTCCTCCATTTTCACTTTGTTTTGCTGCTGCACctacattttttattagtttacaTCTGAAGTTGCTGATGGAAAAATCAGTAGCTCATATAAGCTTCTGTGATCATGCACTGATAGATGATGAGGAAGACTTTGGTTTGATGACAGATGACTGCTCTAGCATTGATGATTGCTCTAACGGGAATGCAGAATTTAATGTGAAGAAAAATATGATTGCTTTGTCAAAGGATGCGGTGCGAGGTGGATTGACTTGTGCTGAGCCAGATTTATTAATTAGTCCATCTAATTGCAGTGATCAAATTCTTTCACAAAATTACCAGAATATTGATCGAAGTGCTGATAGAACTTCCATATTGGATCGTTCTGAGAGGCATCGCTCTGTTCAGTTACCAGACTGGCAAACATGtcattttgaccattcttttccTTCAAATCCTTTATCTGATAAGATTAAAGCCAATGATGATTCTCATACTTTCCTGTGCGATTTGAGTGTCCAAATACCTTCTGTTGATCAATTTGAGAAACCTTGTGATGGTGATTTGCGTGATGCTCAACACTCTTCTGAGTTTTCCTGGAATGCAAATGGAGGGGTCATTCTCAGCCCCAACCCAACTGCTCCCAGAAGTTCTTGGCATCGAAACAGAAATAATTTCTCATCTTTTGGTTTCCAGTCTCCTGGGTTGTCTGATGTGAAGGGTGATTCTCTTCACAATGGTTTTAGCAGTGGACCTAAGAAACCACGGACACAAGTATCTTATTCAGTGCCTATTTCTGGGTATGATTATAATTCAAGGCACAGAAGCCATTATCAGAGACAGAGAGGGTTGCCTCACAAGCGAATTAGAAAGGCTAATGAGAAGAAATCATTGGATGCTGGTAGGAGTCCCGAAAAGAATCTGGAGTCCTTATCTTGTGGTGCAAATGTGTTGATTACCCTTGGTGATAAGGGGTGGAGAGAATCTGGTGCTCGGATTGTGCTAGAATTGTTTGATCATAACGAGTGGAAACTTTCTGTAAAACTTGCAGGTATTACAAGGTATTCATACAAAGCACATCAGTTTCTGCAGACTGGATCAACAAATCGTTACACTCATGCTATGATGTGGAAAGGAGGGAAAGATTGGATCTTAGAATTTCCTGATCGGAGTCAGTGGGCTGTTTTCAAGGAGATGCATGAGGAATGCTACAACCAGAACATCCGTGCTGCTTCAGTTAAAAATATACCTATTCCTGGTGTTGTCTTGATAGAAGAAAATTATGATAATGAAGCTGAAGCTACTTTTGTTCGTGGCTCTAAATATTTTCGACAAGTCGAAACAGATGTAGAGATGGCTCTGAATCCATTGCATGTCTTGTATGACTTGGATAGTGAAGATGAGCAGTGGATTTTGACTATTCAAAATTCTGAGAAAGATAATGGTTTCTTGCAAGGGATCTCTGATGAGATGTTTGAGAAAACAATTGACATGTTTGAGAAGGCTGCATATGCTCAGCAACGTGATCATTTTTCTCCATCAGAAATAGAGGAACTGACGCTTGATGTTGGGCCCTTCTGTGTAACCAAAATCATTTATGAATATTGGCAGCAGAAAAGGCAGAAGAAGGGAATGCCTTTAATACGGCATTTGCAG CCACCTCTATGGGAAAGATATCAACATGAATTGAGAGAGTGGGAAGTTGCCGTGACAAAGAATAATATTCCCATTTCTAATGGGTGCCTGGACAAGGGTGTGCCTTTGGAGAAGCCAGCTATGTTTGCTTTCTGTTTGAAACCAAGAGGTTTGGAAGTACCAAACAAAGGATCAAAACATCGATCACAAAAGAAAATTTCAGTCTCAGGGCATTCAAACAGTATTCTGTATGAACAGGATGGATTCCATCCTTATG GACGAAGACTCAATGGGTTGGCATATGGTGATGAAAAGTTTGCATTCCCAGGGCATAATTATGATTATGTGGACGATTCCCCATTGCCTCAAATCTCTCCGATGTTCTCACCACGCGATGTTGGCAGCATGGGATATTATTCTATAAACAACCGTTATGAGAGAAATCATATACCCAAATACAACAGGCACAAGTCAAGGAAATTTGGATCATTTGGGTTTCATAATGATTCCTATAGTCAGAGAATTTCATCTTCAGGGAAGAGAAATGGGGATAGTAGATGGAATGTTGGCTATTATGACTTGGCAGGACACAGGCAGTACCTGTTGGATGGTCCTCAGAGACATGGGATTGATCAAATAGATACACAGCTCTATGAAATTAGAATGCGTGATACCTCGGGTGCTGCTCAGCATGCTGTTAACATAGCCAAAATGAAAAGAGAGAGAGCTCAGAGATTGCTTTACAGAGCGGATCTAGCAATTCACAAGGCTGTGGTTGCCCTTGTGACTGCTGAAGCAATGAAAGCTTCTGAGGATTCGAGTGGTGATGGGTAG
- the LOC137820440 gene encoding uncharacterized protein: protein MVGGGSRREEGSLVLNNKNVFAALDTLKKKKKSDKEKKSKGSSTKSQGQSTKTEAQVFWAPAPLNAKSWADVDDDDDYFATTAPPQSGWGVSESHHSKEDKHGNFEDSESEEDILDEGDDEVEEEQDHEPEESVKSESEVKKDAEVSVPPPKEAERQLSKKERKKKELAELEALLADFGVAPKQSNDGQDESQGAPQDKKGVETDGDGEKKENINVESKTSKKKKKKDKSSKEVKESQDQPNSSDTNNGPDLATDTDNVEEDTSTVDVKERLKKVASTKKKKSSKEMDGASRAAAQEAAARSARLAAAKKKEKNHYNQQPVR from the exons ATGGTGGGAGGTGGAAGCCGGAGGGAGGAAGGGTCGTTGGTGTTGAACAACAAGAACGTGTTTGCTGCGCTGGATACcctgaagaagaagaagaagtcgGATAAGGAGAAGAAGAGTAAGGGCTCCTCTACCAAATCGCAGGGCCAGTCCACCAAAACGGAGGCCCAGGTGTTCTGGGCCCCTGCGCCCTTGAACGCCAAATCTTGGGCCGATGTCGATGATGACGATGATTACTTTGCCACCACGGCGCCGCCCCAATCCGGGTGGGGCGTTTCTGAATCTCATCACAGTAAGGAGGACAAACATGGGAATTTTGAG GATAGTGAGAGTGAGGAAGATATTTTGGATGAAGGGGATGATGAGGTGGAGGAAGAGCAGGATCATGAACCAGAAGAATCAGTGAAATCTGAATCTGAAGTTAAGAAGGATGCCGAAGTTTCTGTGCCTCCACCAAAGGAGGCAGAAAGACAGCTCTCtaaaaaagaaaggaagaagaaggaacTTGCAGAGCTTGAGGCTCTTCTAGCTGATTTTGGAGTAGCACCCAAACAAAGTAATGATGGTCAAGATGAGTCACAAG GTGCTCCTCAGGATAAGAAAGGTGTTGAGACTGATGGAGATGGAGAAAAGAAGGAAAATATCAATGTAGAGTCCAAAACttccaagaagaagaagaagaaggataaATCTTCCAAGGAAGTGAAAGAATCTCAAGATCAACCCAACAGTTCAGACACAAACAATGGGCCTGATTTGGCCACAGACACTGATAATGTGGAGGAGGATACATCTACCGTTGATGTGAAAGAGCGTCTTAAGAAAGTTGCTTctacaaagaagaagaaatctaGTAAAGAAATGGATGGTGCTTCTCGAGCTGCTGCTCAAGAGGCTGCTGCAAGGAGTGCAAGGCTTGCTGCtgcaaagaaaaaagaaaagaaccaTTATAACCAACAGCCTGTGCGGTAA
- the LOC137821822 gene encoding syntaxin-32-like, giving the protein MHVKAAQSSSRDRTHEFHSITERLKKSGSGPAGPSSSSSSRSEEQRSSIANQSDFNRRASKIGFGIHQTSQKLSKLAKLAKRTSVFDDPTMEIQELTGVIKQDITALNSAVVDLQLLCNSRNESGNVSVDTTSHSSTVVDDLKTRLMSATKEFKDVLTMRTENMKVHENRRQLFSSSASKDSANPFIRQRPLAARAAASTSNSPAPWANESPSSSQVFPKKQMDTESQPLLQQQQQQDVVPLQDSYMQSRTEALQNVESTIHELSSIFNQLATLVSQQGEIAIRIDENMDDTLSNVEGAQGALLKYLNSISSNRWLMIKIFFVLMFFLMVFLFFVA; this is encoded by the exons ATGCACGTGAAAGCGGCACAGTCATCGTCCCGGGATCGGACGCATGAATTCCACAGCATCACCGAGAGGTTGAAGAAGTCCGGATCAGGGCCCGCAGGGCCCAGCAGTAGCAGTTCTTCCAGATCGGAGGAACAGCGATCATCGATCGCAAATCAATCGGATTTCAATAGAAGGGCCTCCAAAATCGGCTTCGGAATTCACCAAACGTCTCAGAAGCTCTCCAAGCTCGCTAAAT TGGCGAAAAGGACTTCGGTTTTTGATGACCCTACCATGGAAATCCAAGAGCTTACTGGTGTTATTAAGCAGGATATCACTGCTTTAAACTCTGCGGTGGTGGATCTTCAGTTGCTATGCAACTCTAGGAATGAGAGTGGAAATGTTTCTGTGGACACAACGAGCCATTCGAGCACCGTGGTGGATGACTTGAAGACGCGGTTGATGAGCGCTACCAAAGAGTTTAAGGATGTTCTCACCATGAGAACTGAG AACATGAAAGTGCATGAGAATAGAAGACAGTTGTTTTCGTCTTCTGCTTCGAAGGATTCGGCAAATCCTTTCATCCGGCAACGGCCTTTGGCTGCTAGGGCGGCAGCTAGTACTTCTAATTCCCCTGCTCCCTGGGCTAATGAGTCGCCGTCTTCATCTCAGGTGTTTCCCAA GAAGCAAATGGACACAGAGAGTCAACCATTGTTGCAGCAGCAACAGCAGCAGGATGTAGTTCCATTACAAGACAGTTACATGCAAAGCAGAACCGAAGCTCTTCAGAATGTTGAGTCCACTATTCATGAGCTTAGCAGCATTTTTAATCAGCTAGCGACACTTGTTTCCCAACAAGGAGAGATTGCCATCAG GATCGATGAAAACATGGACGATACATTGTCAAACGTAGAGGGAGCACAAGGGGCTTTGTTGAAATATCTGAACAGCATATCTTCTAATCGGTGGTTGATGATCAAAATTTTCTTTGTATTGATGTTTTTTCTTATggttttcttattttttgtgGCATAG
- the LOC137821503 gene encoding molybdate transporter 1-like produces the protein MAPPSSSCSTVHRVKRNLLMRSTWSELNGAMGDLGTYIPIVLSLTLAKHLNLGTTLIFTGFYNIVTGAIYGVPMPVQPMKSIAAVALADPTFSIPEIMASGILTGAVLLVLGLTGLMQLAYKLIPLCVVRGIQLAQGLSFALTAVKYVRKVQDLPNSASLEKRHWLGFDGLILAVVCVCFIVTVNGAEEDRCLRQEQDEEEEEVVVISRETQVRSKMRTMRRVFFSLPSAFLVFVLGVIMAFVRRPRVMHEFKFGPSSIEVVKMCRHAWRQGFIKGTVPQLPLSILNSVIAVCKLSSDLFPGKDFSVTSLSVTVGLMNLVGGWFGAMPCCHGAGGLAGQYKFGGRSGGCVALLGAAKLVLGFVLGSSLAHFFNQFPVGILGVLLLFAGVELAMASRDMNTKQDSFVMLVCTAVSLVGSSAALGFLCGMIVFVLLRLRDWTNGKPLNAIWKHEDPNEPV, from the coding sequence ATGGCACCACCGTCCTCAAGTTGCTCCACCGTGCACAGAGTCAAACGCAACCTCCTTATGCGTTCCACCTGGTCCGAACTCAACGGCGCCATGGGTGACCTAGGCACCTACATACCAATAGTCCTGTCCCTAACCCTAGCAAAACACCTCAATCTCGGCACCACATTGATCTTCACTGGCTTCTACAACATCGTCACCGGCGCCATCTACGGCGTCCCCATGCCCGTCCAGCCAATGAAGTCCATCGCCGCCGTCGCCCTCGCGGACCCCACCTTCTCCATTCCCGAGATCATGGCCTCCGGGATCCTCACCGGAGCTGTCCTCTTGGTGCTGGGACTCACAGGACTCATGCAGCTAGCTTACAAGCTCATTCCCTTATGCGTCGTGAGGGGAATTCAGCTCGCACAGGGCTTGTCCTTCGCGTTGACCGCGGTCAAATATGTGAGGAAAGTGCAGGATCTCCCCAACTCCGCATCCTTGGAGAAAAGGCACTGGCTTGGGTTTGACGGGTTGATTCTCGCTGTAGTATGTGTTTGTTTCATTGTTACTGTAAATGGTGCTGAGGAAGACCGTTGTCTTCGTCAGGaacaagatgaagaagaagaagaagtagtAGTTATTAGCCGTGAAACCCAAGTTAGAAGTAAAATGAGGACGATGAGAAGGGTTTTTTTCTCCCTTCCTTCTGCTTTTCTGGTGTTTGTGCTGGGTGTGATTATGGCTTTTGTAAGAAGGCCTAGGGTTATGCATGAGTTTAAATTTGGACCCTCTTCCATAGAGGTGGTGAAAATGTGTAGACATGCATGGAGGCAAGGGTTTATAAAGGGTACTGTTCCTCAACTCCCATTGTCAATTTTGAACTCTGTGATAGCGGTTTGTAAGCTCTCATCAGACTTGTTTCCGGGTAAGGATTTTTCAGTGACATCGTTGTCTGTAACTGTGGGGCTGATGAACCTTGTGGGAGGGTGGTTTGGGGCCATGCCATGTTGCCATGGGGCAGGTGGGCTTGCGGGGCAGTACAAGTTTGGAGGGAGGAGTGGAGGGTGTGTGGCACTTCTTGGTGCAGCCAAATTGGTGCTGGGGTTTGTGTTGGGGAGTTCTTTGGCTCACTTTTTCAACCAGTTTCCGGTGGGGATATTAGGGGTGTTGCTGTTGTTTGCTGGGGTTGAACTAGCCATGGCTTCTAGGGACATGAACACCAAACAAGATTCCTTTGTTATGCTTGTTTGCACTGCAGTTTCTTTGGTGGGTTCCAGTGCAGCTCTTGGATTTTTGTGTGGGATGATTGTTTTTGTGCTTCTGAGGCTCAGGGATTGGACCAATGGTAAACCACTTAATGCTATTTGGAAGCATGAAGACCCCAATGAACCAGTGTGA